Proteins co-encoded in one Malus sylvestris chromosome 7, drMalSylv7.2, whole genome shotgun sequence genomic window:
- the LOC126629167 gene encoding uncharacterized protein LOC126629167: MAKFNEVQKRKRAQNAEKKRAVHGDPTTGKLHNKPQPLSISGKRKRKLLKKWRRDQNEAVKKGLITMQDVEMAAADADEGEESKDTKTTSSKFPMRKKSVKLKQLQRKGKNKGKSSKKAAAATAEASVDAMLE; encoded by the exons atggcgAAGTTTAATGAGGtgcagaagaggaagagagcGCAGAATGCGGAGAAGAAGAGAGCGGTTCACGGCGACCCAACCACCGGGAAGCTCCACAACAAGCCTCAACCCCTCTCCATCTCCGGCAAGCGCAAGCGCAAGCTCTTGAAAAAATGGCGCCGA gACCAGAACGAGGCTGTGAAGAAGGGACTGATAACTATGCAAGATGTCGAAATGGCTGCTGCCGATGCTGATG AAGGGGAAGAATCTAAAGACACCAAGACAACTTCTTCAAAGTTTCCCATGAGGAAGAAGAGTGTCAAGCTCAAACAACTACAACGCAAAG GTAAGAATAAAGGAAAATCTTCGAAGAAGGCGGCTGCTGCCACTGCCGAAGCTTCAGTGGATGCAATGCTAGAGTAG
- the LOC126629166 gene encoding uncharacterized protein LOC126629166 isoform X2 produces MSPGNPNDGVNSFVISMAGSATSTGGSGPSNPPKILLAKPGLVPGTPVAGKFGRGGTGDEYTTSLRSRLPSSIGSLNLLSDSWDFHIDRFLPFLTENTEFTVVGVIGPTGVGKSTIMNELYGFDATSPGMLPPFAIETEEGKAMARHCSMGIEPRVSAERIILLDTQPVFSPSVLAEMMRPDGSSTIPVLPSAESLSAELAHELIGIQLGVLLTSICHFLLVISDGVHDNKMWRLMSTVDLLKHSIPDPSSLTLAPSQSSNTGPEKDREKVHEGGEYMATPVFVHTNPHNIARLRKALAQYFSTSSLMKAENGNTSISRDPDSVAPGTQSHDLDSLMPSLFVIPTKNKDDSPGDQYESYTSMLWKLRDKVLSMNSPPFGRTVTERDWLKNSAKIWELVKSSPIISEYSRTLQSCGMFRR; encoded by the exons ATGAGCCCCGGCAACCCAAACGACGGTGTGAACTCCTTTGTCATATCGATGGCTGGGTCTGCCACCTCGACCGGCGGGAGCGGTCCGTCGAATCCTCCGAAAATCCTACTAGCAAAGCCGGGACTCGTGCCGGGGACTCCGGTGGCGGGTAAATTCGGGCGTGGCGGCACTGGTGACGAGTACACGACGTCGCTTCGGTCCCGTCTCCCTTCGTCTATCGGATCCCTCAACCTCCTCTCTGATTCCTGGGATTTCCACATCGACCGCTTCCTTCCG TTTTTGACTGAGAACACTGAGTTTACGGTGGTGGGGGTGATCGGTCCAACGGGGGTCGGCAAGTCCACGATTATGAACGAGCTTTACGGCTTCGATGCCACCTCACCTG GAATGTTACCCCCATTTGCTATAGAGACGGAAGAGGGTAAAGCAATGGCAAGGCATTGCAGCATGGGCATTGAACCCCGGGTTTCTGCTGAACGCATTATCCTTCTCGATACTCAG CCTGTTTTTAGTCCTTCTGTTTTAGCTGAGATGATGAGACCCGACGGCTCATCAACCATTCCTGTTCTACCTTCAGCTGAGTCTTTATCTGCTGAGTTAGCTCATGAGCTTATAGGTATTCAG CTTGGTGTTCTTCTGACCTCCATCTGTCACTTTTTGCTGGTTATATCAGACGGAGTTCATGATAATAAAATGTGGCGCCTCATGTCCACG GTCGACCTCTTGAAACATAGCATTCCTGATCCATCTTCACTGACCCTTGCCCCTTCCCAAAGCTCTAATACAGGGCCTGAAAAGGATAGAGAGAAAGTTCATGAAGGCGGAGAATATATGGCTACGCCAGTCTTTGTGCACACAAA TCCGCATAATATTGCGCGATTGAGGAAGGCACTTGCACAATATTTCAGTACCTCTTCTCTCATGAAGGCAGAAAACGGAAACACGTCCATAAGTCGTGATCCAGATTCTGTGGCTCCTGGTACTCAGAGTCATGATCTGGATTCTTTGATGCCAAGTTTGTTTGTAATCCCAACAAAGAATAAAGATGACTCCCCAGGAGATCAGTATGAAAGTTACACCTCCATGCTATGGAAATTGCGAGATAAG GTTTTATCAATGAATTCTCCTCCATTTGGGAGGACTGTGACGGAACGTGACTGGTTGAAGAATTCTGCAAAGATATGGGAACTGGTGAAGAGCTCTCCGATCATTTCAGAATACAGCAGAACACTTCAAAGTTGTGGAATGTTTAGGAGATAA
- the LOC126629166 gene encoding uncharacterized protein LOC126629166 isoform X1 — MSPGNPNDGVNSFVISMAGSATSTGGSGPSNPPKILLAKPGLVPGTPVAGKFGRGGTGDEYTTSLRSRLPSSIGSLNLLSDSWDFHIDRFLPFLTENTEFTVVGVIGPTGVGKSTIMNELYGFDATSPGMLPPFAIETEEGKAMARHCSMGIEPRVSAERIILLDTQPVFSPSVLAEMMRPDGSSTIPVLPSAESLSAELAHELIGIQLGVLLTSICHFLLVISDGVHDNKMWRLMSTVDLLKHSIPDPSSLTLAPSQSSNTGPEKDREKVHEGGEYMATPVFVHTKLRDRDLSPHNIARLRKALAQYFSTSSLMKAENGNTSISRDPDSVAPGTQSHDLDSLMPSLFVIPTKNKDDSPGDQYESYTSMLWKLRDKVLSMNSPPFGRTVTERDWLKNSAKIWELVKSSPIISEYSRTLQSCGMFRR; from the exons ATGAGCCCCGGCAACCCAAACGACGGTGTGAACTCCTTTGTCATATCGATGGCTGGGTCTGCCACCTCGACCGGCGGGAGCGGTCCGTCGAATCCTCCGAAAATCCTACTAGCAAAGCCGGGACTCGTGCCGGGGACTCCGGTGGCGGGTAAATTCGGGCGTGGCGGCACTGGTGACGAGTACACGACGTCGCTTCGGTCCCGTCTCCCTTCGTCTATCGGATCCCTCAACCTCCTCTCTGATTCCTGGGATTTCCACATCGACCGCTTCCTTCCG TTTTTGACTGAGAACACTGAGTTTACGGTGGTGGGGGTGATCGGTCCAACGGGGGTCGGCAAGTCCACGATTATGAACGAGCTTTACGGCTTCGATGCCACCTCACCTG GAATGTTACCCCCATTTGCTATAGAGACGGAAGAGGGTAAAGCAATGGCAAGGCATTGCAGCATGGGCATTGAACCCCGGGTTTCTGCTGAACGCATTATCCTTCTCGATACTCAG CCTGTTTTTAGTCCTTCTGTTTTAGCTGAGATGATGAGACCCGACGGCTCATCAACCATTCCTGTTCTACCTTCAGCTGAGTCTTTATCTGCTGAGTTAGCTCATGAGCTTATAGGTATTCAG CTTGGTGTTCTTCTGACCTCCATCTGTCACTTTTTGCTGGTTATATCAGACGGAGTTCATGATAATAAAATGTGGCGCCTCATGTCCACG GTCGACCTCTTGAAACATAGCATTCCTGATCCATCTTCACTGACCCTTGCCCCTTCCCAAAGCTCTAATACAGGGCCTGAAAAGGATAGAGAGAAAGTTCATGAAGGCGGAGAATATATGGCTACGCCAGTCTTTGTGCACACAAA ACTGCGCGATCGTGATCTTAGTCCGCATAATATTGCGCGATTGAGGAAGGCACTTGCACAATATTTCAGTACCTCTTCTCTCATGAAGGCAGAAAACGGAAACACGTCCATAAGTCGTGATCCAGATTCTGTGGCTCCTGGTACTCAGAGTCATGATCTGGATTCTTTGATGCCAAGTTTGTTTGTAATCCCAACAAAGAATAAAGATGACTCCCCAGGAGATCAGTATGAAAGTTACACCTCCATGCTATGGAAATTGCGAGATAAG GTTTTATCAATGAATTCTCCTCCATTTGGGAGGACTGTGACGGAACGTGACTGGTTGAAGAATTCTGCAAAGATATGGGAACTGGTGAAGAGCTCTCCGATCATTTCAGAATACAGCAGAACACTTCAAAGTTGTGGAATGTTTAGGAGATAA